A portion of the Hyphomicrobiales bacterium genome contains these proteins:
- a CDS encoding Wzz/FepE/Etk N-terminal domain-containing protein, giving the protein MDEPHADAEDGVEFADGDGVTIVDLAKSIWRRKQWVIGPSVLLLTLAYGYLNVVTPRYTSGADILIEDTQSVFARPQGEPAERALPDTQDIESHVQLLNARDLAATVIRELKLTGLAEFDFLNNGMSLPKRLLVLTGVVRDPRLLSPEERAMKVFYNRLSIVKLSNSRVIAVRFTSADPAVAAKVANSVA; this is encoded by the coding sequence ATGGATGAACCGCACGCCGACGCGGAGGATGGCGTCGAATTCGCGGACGGCGACGGCGTGACGATCGTCGATCTGGCCAAATCCATTTGGCGTCGCAAGCAATGGGTCATCGGGCCGTCGGTGTTGTTGCTGACGCTCGCTTACGGCTATCTCAACGTGGTCACGCCGCGCTACACGTCGGGAGCCGACATTCTGATCGAGGATACCCAGTCGGTTTTCGCGCGCCCCCAAGGCGAGCCGGCGGAGCGGGCCCTGCCGGACACACAGGACATCGAGAGCCATGTCCAGTTGCTCAATGCGCGCGATCTTGCCGCCACCGTCATTCGCGAGCTCAAGCTCACGGGGCTTGCGGAGTTCGATTTCCTGAACAACGGCATGTCGCTGCCCAAGCGGCTCCTGGTGCTGACCGGCGTGGTCCGCGATCCGAGGCTGCTGTCGCCCGAGGAGCGGGCGATGAAGGTCTTCTACAATCGGCTTTCCATCGTCAAGCTGAGCAATTCCCGCGTCATCGCGGTGCGTTTCACGTCCGCCGATCCGGCCGTCGCCGCCAAGGTCGCCAACTCCGTCGCCG